DNA sequence from the Vicinamibacterales bacterium genome:
GGTCTTCCTTCGGCAGGGTCGCGAACGCTTTCATCGCGGGCTTGCGCGCCGCCTGGGCCTGGGCCTTGGCCGCCATTTCCACAGGCGTGACGATCCACTGCCGGATTTCGACGGCGGTCAGCTTGGTGCCCACGCCGTCCAGCGCGCCTTTGGCGTTGCCCTTGCCGTCCAGTGCGTGGCACATCGTGCACTTCTGTGCCGCATAGACCGCCGCGCCCTTATCGGCCGCCGCCGCCCCGCTCGGTGCCGGAGCCGCTTGTGCCGCCGCCCCGCCAATACCCCCGGCGAAAATCGCCAACATCAGGAACCCGCTTACCCGAATTAGTCCGCTCATGTCTTAAATTCCTCCATTGAACAGTCGCGTCGAAGAATGAATGAAGAATGAATATAGCCCTGTTGTATTGCTTCCTCGAACACGCGGCTGTCTTGTTTAGCACATTCTTCTGCAAAGACCTCGCCGCTGCCGCCTCGACCAGAGATCGCTGATTTTTGGCGATATTGGGGGAATATTCCTCGCCGTCTGCGGGAGAATCCCCCTAGGCATGCCGCGATACACCACCACCATTGCCGCCTTCTGCGTCCTGGCGATTGCCGTGCACCTCGGGCTGCGCTTCGGCCTCGACATGCCGGCCACGACCTCCGACCTGCCGCTGCTGGCCACCATCACCCTTGGTGGCGTGCCGCTGGTCTACGAGCTGCTTCGCAGGGCCCTCCGGCGCGAGTTCGGCTCCGACCTGCTGGGCGGCATCTCCATCATCACGTCGATCTGGCTCGGGGAGTACCTCGCCGGCTCGATCATCGTGCTGATGCTGTCGGGTGGCGCCGCCCTGGAGAGCTACGCCCTGCGCAGTGCCTCGTCGGTCCTCGACGCCCTCGCCCGCCGCGTCCCGCTGGTGGCGCATCGCCGCGTCGCCGGCGGCTCCGAGGATGTCGCGCTGGACGACGTTGCGGTGGGCGACATCCTCGTGCTCCATCCGCACGAGATCTGCCCCGTGGACGGCGAGGTGATCGAGGGTCACGGCGTGATGGACGAGTCGTACCTCACCGGCGAGCCCTTCGAGATCACCAAGACGCGCGGCTCGCGCGTCATCTCGGGCGCGATCAACGGACTGTCGGTGCTGGTGATCCGGACGACGCGGCGTGCGGCCGATTCCCGCTACGCGCGAATCATGGAGGTGATGCGCGACTCGGAGCGGACGCGGCCCAGGCTCCGCCGCCTCGGCGATCGCCTCGGCGCCGTCTACACGCCGGTGGCGCTCGCGGTGGCGCTCGCCGCCTGGATGCTCAGCGGCGATCCCACGCGCTTCCTCGCCGTGCTGGTGATCGCCACGCCGTGCCCCCTCCTGATCGCCATCCCCGTCGCCATCGTCGGCTCGATTTCGCTGTGCGCGCGGCGCGCCATCATCATCAAGAGCCCGGTCGTGCTCGAGCAGATTGCGACCTGCCGCACGGCGATTTTCGACAAGACCGGCACCCTGACCTTCGGTGAACCGACGCTCACCGACATCACCGTGGCGGAGGGGTTTGCCCGGGCCGACGTGCTCGCGGCGGTGGCCAGCCTGGAGCAATATTCGAAGCACCCGCTCGCGCGCGCGGTGCTCGCGGCCGCCGCCGGCGTGACGCTGGCCGAAGCCTCGGAGGTCACCGAGCCGCCGGGCGAAGGCCTGTGCGGCGCCGTGCTGGGCCGCCAGATCTCGGTGCTCAGCCGGCGGAAGCTGATCGCGGACGACCCGTCGGTGGCGGCCCTGCTGCCCGACTCCGCCGGCGGTCTCGAATGCATGGTATCCATTGACCGGCGCTACGCGGCGACGCTGCGCTTCCGCGACGCGCCGCGTCCCGACAGCCGTTCGTTCGTGCAGCACCTCGGTCCCCGGCACCAGTTCCGGCGGACCATGATCGTGTCGGGCGACCGCGAGTCGGAGGTGCAATATCTTGCGCGCGAGGTCGGCGTCAGCGAGGTGCACGCGGGCCAGAGTCCCGAACAGAAGCTGGCGCTGGTGCGGGCCGAGACGGCCGCGGCGCCGACGCTCTACGTCGGCGACGGCATCAACGACGCGCCGGCGATGATGGCGGCCACGGTGGGCATGGCCATCGGCGAGCACAGCGACGTGACCGCCGAGGCGGCGGGCGTGGTGGCGCTCGAGAACTCGCTGAAGAAGGTGGACGAGTTCATTCACATCTCCCGGCGCATGCGGTCCATCGCGCTGCAAAGCGCGGTGGGCGGCATGGCGCTCAGCCTGATCGGCATGGGCTTCGCGGCCGCCGGGCACCTGACGCCGGTCGGCGGCGCCGTGTTGCAGGAGGCCATCGACGTGGTCGCCGTGCTCAACGCGTTGCGGGCGGCGTTCCCGCCGTCCGCCATGCACGACTTCTAGGCGAATCGCGTCCCGGCGGCAGGCGGTTTGCACAGGCCGCCTTGGAGTTACGTTCGCTCCGGTGCGGGCGGCCACCGCCGGCTCACGGCAGGCAAGGCGGCGCCGCCACGCGCCGACAGGGCGCGCCACGCGCGTCTTCGTGAAGCAGCACAGTGTCAGGCTCTAATCTCAGGGCGTCCGCAAAGGCGAGTCCATGCTCCCTCACCCGTTAGCCGAGTCCCATCGCACCGACCGCATTGGCTGGCTGCGCGCCGCCGTGCTGGGCGCCAACGACGGCATCATCTCGACCTCGAGCCTGATGCTGGGCGTCGCCGCCGCATCATCGAACCCGCGCGAGGTCTTCGTGGCCGGCGTGGCCGGCCTCATGGCGGGCGCGGTGTCGATGGCGGCCGGCGAGTACGTGTCGGTCAGCTCGCAGGCGGATTCCGAGCGGGCCGAAGTCGAGCGCGAACGCCGGGAGCTGGCCGACGACCCGGACTTCGAGCATGCGGAGCTGGCGGCGATCTACGTGAAGCGGGGATTGGACCAGGCGCTGGCCGATCAGGTGGCGACGCGACTGACGGCCGTGGACGCGCTCGGCGCGCATGCGCGTGACGAGCTGGGGCTGA
Encoded proteins:
- a CDS encoding c-type cytochrome, which translates into the protein MLAIFAGGIGGAAAQAAPAPSGAAAADKGAAVYAAQKCTMCHALDGKGNAKGALDGVGTKLTAVEIRQWIVTPVEMAAKAQAQAARKPAMKAFATLPKEDLDALVAFLAAKKKK
- a CDS encoding heavy metal translocating P-type ATPase gives rise to the protein MPRYTTTIAAFCVLAIAVHLGLRFGLDMPATTSDLPLLATITLGGVPLVYELLRRALRREFGSDLLGGISIITSIWLGEYLAGSIIVLMLSGGAALESYALRSASSVLDALARRVPLVAHRRVAGGSEDVALDDVAVGDILVLHPHEICPVDGEVIEGHGVMDESYLTGEPFEITKTRGSRVISGAINGLSVLVIRTTRRAADSRYARIMEVMRDSERTRPRLRRLGDRLGAVYTPVALAVALAAWMLSGDPTRFLAVLVIATPCPLLIAIPVAIVGSISLCARRAIIIKSPVVLEQIATCRTAIFDKTGTLTFGEPTLTDITVAEGFARADVLAAVASLEQYSKHPLARAVLAAAAGVTLAEASEVTEPPGEGLCGAVLGRQISVLSRRKLIADDPSVAALLPDSAGGLECMVSIDRRYAATLRFRDAPRPDSRSFVQHLGPRHQFRRTMIVSGDRESEVQYLAREVGVSEVHAGQSPEQKLALVRAETAAAPTLYVGDGINDAPAMMAATVGMAIGEHSDVTAEAAGVVALENSLKKVDEFIHISRRMRSIALQSAVGGMALSLIGMGFAAAGHLTPVGGAVLQEAIDVVAVLNALRAAFPPSAMHDF
- a CDS encoding VIT family protein; translated protein: MLPHPLAESHRTDRIGWLRAAVLGANDGIISTSSLMLGVAAASSNPREVFVAGVAGLMAGAVSMAAGEYVSVSSQADSERAEVERERRELADDPDFEHAELAAIYVKRGLDQALADQVATRLTAVDALGAHARDELGLSETMSARPVQAGLASAASFAVGAALPLVVAATVPAAQAGTTIAVSSLVLLFGLGALAAKVGGAPPGRAAWRVTFWGALAMGLTALVGWVFGLAV